In the Deferribacter desulfuricans SSM1 genome, GCACCAATCAGAGGCATCATAAACTGAAATAATCCAAAATGAAAGGCTAGTCTAAAATAGTGCCTTAAGGTATTAAATTTACAACCAACTCCAAATGAGACAGAAAAAGCATCCATACTCAAAGCAAATGCAATTGCAAATACTTCTATATAATTCATAATATTTTAAATAATAACTCAGCATATATTAATGTAAGTATAAGTGAAAATGGATAAACTGCCGCATAACTAATAGAAGGTAACTCATTGCCAGCCATATTGTTAACTACACCCAATGAAGGAGTAGATGTAAAACTCCCAGCAAGTAAACCCAAAAATTGTAAGCCATTCACTTTTAATTTTTTTAAAAATATATAGCTAAATACAAAAGTTACGGTTATAAGCACAGAAAGTGATATTATAATAGGGTAAAAACTGTATTCAGATAGAGATTCGAATAAATATTTACCTGCATTTGTACCAACAGAAGTCACAAAAAGCAACTGTCCCAAAACTTTCATCAAAGTATTTGAATGTGGGGAAAGCTGCCAGACAATAGGACCTATCCTACCTACTCTGCCTAAAATCAATGCAACCAGTAAAATCCCACCCACAAAGCTTAACTTAAACAACCCAACAAATGGTAATCCAATAGGAAACATCCCAACCAGTATCCCCATCACTATACCCAATGAAATTGGGAGAAAATCTGCAGCAGGAAAAGCCATTAAATTATCACCAATTAACTTTATTATTTTATCTTTATTCTTTTCAGGGCCAACAATATATAATTTATCACCAAGCATTAGATGAACTTCAGGCATAGGGGATATATCAATCCCTGATCTTCTAATTTTAGTTATTCTCCCACCGTAAGAGTATAGTTCTTTCAATTCAGATATTTTTTTACCCACTACATCTTTATTACTAACTAAAAGCCTGTAAATTTTCATATCATCTTTAAACTCAATATTTGATTGGCATTCTTCACCAGCCACAATTTTCAATCTCTTTAGCTGTTCTTCAGTGCCAGTAGCTCTAATGATATCCCCATAATGAATCACGAAATCTTCTATAATATCATGTATTTCGTACTCAGATTCTATCCTTTCTATAATAGTACCTGTCATCCTTTCCAAATCAGATTTTTTAATCATTTCTTTTTTAAAAATTTCATTGGTAACTCTAAAATTCTTTGTGATAATTGGAGGATTATTCTTTATAACATTTAACTTATATTTTTCGTATTCTTTATTAAAATCTATCTTAAAAATAATAGGTAATATCCTAAACAAAATAACTGTAACAACTAATGCGAAAGGGTAAACAATACCAAATATGACAGAAATTGTGTGTGAATTTCTAACCTCCAAAGATGCAGCCAAAGCTGGAGCAGAAGTAAAAGTGCCAGTATAAATTCCGGAAGCCACATCCTCACTTAAATTGAAATACCAACAAACAACCAGTATGCCAAAATAAATCGCACTAATAAAAATAAATGAGAAAAAATTAAGTTTTATCCCCTCTTTTTTTAAAGAATCAAAAAAACCTGGCCCTGTTTGTAAACCAATAGCATAAATAAAAATTGCAAGACCAAAATATTTAAATATTTCAGGAATAACAACTCCATAATGTCCAGCAATTAAAGACACAATCAATAATCCAGCAATATCTAAATTAAAACTTTTAATTTTAAGGTTACCTAAAAACAAACCAATAGAAAAAAGTAAGAATATGAAAAAAACTGTATTTAAATAATCCATATCATCAGTTAAATGCTTTCAAAAACATATCGTATATTTTATCGATATACAAAGTTAAATCTCTACTCATACCAGTAAACACCCAAGTTGATATAACTTCATCTAATGTTCCAAAAAACATTTCTCTTGCTAAATAAACATCCAATTCAGGAGAAAAAATATTATTCTTTTTCCCCTCTTCTATAACTTCCTCAATGACTCTAAAATAGTTTCTCAAATTTTTTCTAACTTTAACACGAAGCTCAACATGTGGTTGTCTCAACTCAATCTGTAAAACTTTTGCTAAATCAGGATTATCTGTCATAATCTTTACATGATATTTAATTAACACTTTTAATTTCTCTTTAGGATCAATAATGTTAGCAATCTCTTTTTTTGCGTTGTTAACATATTCTTCAAGTTTAATTTTAAAAATCGTTACTAGGATATCCTCTTTATTTTGGAAATAATTGTAAATAGTGCCATCAGCTACATCAGCCTCAACAGCTATGTCTTTTATTTTTGCATTATGAAAACCTTTGTTACCAATAACTTTAATAGCAGCGTTAAGTATTCTTTCGAATTTATTTTCCTTATTATTTTCCATTTTTCCTCCCTAACTCTTTTGATCTGTTTGTTGCTGATTCAACAGCATTTATCAAAGTAGTCCTAAGTCCACCCTGCTCTAATGTGTGTAACCCAGCAATAGCAGTCCCACCAGGAGAAGTAACCATATCTTTTAATCTTCCAGGATGCATCCCCGTCTCAAGTAACAACTTAGCAGAACCAAGAACAGTTTGAGCAGACAATTTTAGAGATACTTCTCTCGATAACCCCATCTTAACACCAGCATCACTTAAAGCTTCAATAATCATAAAAATATAAGCAGGCCCACTTCCTGACAAACCAGTGACAGCATCCATTTGTGTTTCATCAATTACAACAACTTTACCAACTGCTTTAAAAATTTCGTAAGCCATTCTAATATCATCTTCACTAGCATGTGCACCAGGGCAAATAGCTGTAGCACCTTCTAAAACAAGAGCAGGTGTATTTGGCATTGCTCTAATTACTCTCAATTCTTTTCCAATAGTTGTTTCAATATAATCAGTGCTGATACCTGCAGCGATTGAAATCAAAAGTTTTGAATCATCCACAACATGATCAATCTCTTTTAAGATCTTATCAAAGATTTGAGGTTTAATAGAAAATACGATAATATCCACTTTTTCAACAAGTTTAGCATTATCTTTAAAAATCGTATTTATACCAAACTCATTCCTTAAAGAATCCAGTTTCTCTATATTTATATCACTAGTATAAATATCTTCTGCACTTATAAGACCAGATTTCAAAATACCCTTTATTAAGGCAGTTGCCATATTCCCAGAACCAATAAAGCCTATCTTTTTCCCTGTAAACATTTAATCCTCCCTAACCCACTTTTCAATTTTTTTAAATATATCTTCCGCTGCTTCTGGATTATCATTCAGCGTTAATATATGTTTTATATCTTTTTGTTTTATTAAATCAATCTTTTTTTTGCTAACTTGAAGCTTGTTATAAAATCTTTCCACTTCTTTATTATTTATTATATCATCATAAGCTGAATAAATTATGTAGACAGGAAATGATTTTTTATTAATCATACTCCATGTATAATCAATCAACAAATATAATTGATACAAACCTTTTACTGGACGAACTCTATAATAATAATCCTGATATTTTGTATCAAAATCCTCTTTTTCTACAAAATTAACAAAATTTTTCAATATGGGCATAAAACTAAACTTTATACTCTTAATTCCTAAAGCTGGAGACAACAATACTGCCCCATCCACATCATTTAAAACAGATAAGTTATACGCAAGAAGCCCCCCCATTGATTGACCAACAACAAAAATTTTTTTACAATTTTTCTTTAAAACAAAGTAACCGTATTTTAAAGATTCATACCAATCTTCATAAGTTAAAACGTTTAAATTTTCTGGACTACTACCATGACCAGCAACCCTAGCATTATAAACATAATAACCTTTAGAATTTAAATACTTTGCTAAAAAACTCATTTCATAAGGAGATGCGGTAAAACCATGTATAAGTAAAAAACCGATTTCACTACCCCCTTTATAATAATGAGGCATATTCTCTTTTTTATTCACACCCTCAGAAATTGCTCTTTTAACATCCATTTCCAATAGCTCATTAGTATTTATCAAACTTAAATCGGGAAATGGCTTCAATTCGGTGAGTTTTTCTTTATAAAAAAACATATACGCTGTGAGCACTAAAACAAATACAACCCAAGGAATTATAAACCATTTAATTACAATCATTTACCCCTCTTTTTCCCTTTTCTTTTCCTCATTAATAAACTCTTTTATATTCAAACATTCAATATCATGTTCTGTAAAAAAGGACAAAAATCTTTCAAACTTTTCAAAAATATCTTTATCTATAACATGCTCCATTCTACATGCATTTTCTTCAGCACGTTTTTTATCCACACACAATATCTCAACTAAAAA is a window encoding:
- a CDS encoding aspartate:alanine exchanger family transporter, whose amino-acid sequence is MDYLNTVFFIFLLFSIGLFLGNLKIKSFNLDIAGLLIVSLIAGHYGVVIPEIFKYFGLAIFIYAIGLQTGPGFFDSLKKEGIKLNFFSFIFISAIYFGILVVCWYFNLSEDVASGIYTGTFTSAPALAASLEVRNSHTISVIFGIVYPFALVVTVILFRILPIIFKIDFNKEYEKYKLNVIKNNPPIITKNFRVTNEIFKKEMIKKSDLERMTGTIIERIESEYEIHDIIEDFVIHYGDIIRATGTEEQLKRLKIVAGEECQSNIEFKDDMKIYRLLVSNKDVVGKKISELKELYSYGGRITKIRRSGIDISPMPEVHLMLGDKLYIVGPEKNKDKIIKLIGDNLMAFPAADFLPISLGIVMGILVGMFPIGLPFVGLFKLSFVGGILLVALILGRVGRIGPIVWQLSPHSNTLMKVLGQLLFVTSVGTNAGKYLFESLSEYSFYPIIISLSVLITVTFVFSYIFLKKLKVNGLQFLGLLAGSFTSTPSLGVVNNMAGNELPSISYAAVYPFSLILTLIYAELLFKIL
- a CDS encoding TetR/AcrR family transcriptional regulator codes for the protein MENNKENKFERILNAAIKVIGNKGFHNAKIKDIAVEADVADGTIYNYFQNKEDILVTIFKIKLEEYVNNAKKEIANIIDPKEKLKVLIKYHVKIMTDNPDLAKVLQIELRQPHVELRVKVRKNLRNYFRVIEEVIEEGKKNNIFSPELDVYLAREMFFGTLDEVISTWVFTGMSRDLTLYIDKIYDMFLKAFN
- the proC gene encoding pyrroline-5-carboxylate reductase; the protein is MFTGKKIGFIGSGNMATALIKGILKSGLISAEDIYTSDINIEKLDSLRNEFGINTIFKDNAKLVEKVDIIVFSIKPQIFDKILKEIDHVVDDSKLLISIAAGISTDYIETTIGKELRVIRAMPNTPALVLEGATAICPGAHASEDDIRMAYEIFKAVGKVVVIDETQMDAVTGLSGSGPAYIFMIIEALSDAGVKMGLSREVSLKLSAQTVLGSAKLLLETGMHPGRLKDMVTSPGGTAIAGLHTLEQGGLRTTLINAVESATNRSKELGRKNGK
- a CDS encoding alpha/beta hydrolase translates to MIVIKWFIIPWVVFVLVLTAYMFFYKEKLTELKPFPDLSLINTNELLEMDVKRAISEGVNKKENMPHYYKGGSEIGFLLIHGFTASPYEMSFLAKYLNSKGYYVYNARVAGHGSSPENLNVLTYEDWYESLKYGYFVLKKNCKKIFVVGQSMGGLLAYNLSVLNDVDGAVLLSPALGIKSIKFSFMPILKNFVNFVEKEDFDTKYQDYYYRVRPVKGLYQLYLLIDYTWSMINKKSFPVYIIYSAYDDIINNKEVERFYNKLQVSKKKIDLIKQKDIKHILTLNDNPEAAEDIFKKIEKWVRED